Proteins encoded within one genomic window of Cryptosporangium aurantiacum:
- a CDS encoding GNAT family N-acetyltransferase → MTPITPTRLVTHAYDTGGARAIQDELFALYAEIYADQLSDPFYSVERFADRFVGHSGRSGFLLVTGRIDDELIGYAYGGPLGAATQWWNGLREEVPPDVVAEDGSRTFALNEIMVKEGWRRRGIARSLHDTLLADRPERRATLLVDPANTAAKAAYLSWGWQLLGHLQPFSDAPIYDALVVDLPLSHRAAG, encoded by the coding sequence ATGACCCCTATCACCCCAACCCGGCTCGTCACTCACGCCTACGACACCGGTGGCGCACGAGCGATCCAGGACGAGCTGTTCGCGCTGTACGCCGAGATCTACGCCGATCAGCTGAGTGATCCCTTCTACTCGGTGGAACGGTTCGCCGACCGCTTCGTCGGACACTCCGGCCGGTCGGGGTTCCTCCTGGTCACCGGGCGGATCGACGACGAACTGATCGGCTACGCGTACGGCGGTCCGCTGGGAGCGGCCACGCAGTGGTGGAACGGCCTCCGGGAAGAAGTGCCGCCGGACGTCGTCGCCGAGGACGGCTCCCGGACGTTCGCGCTGAACGAGATCATGGTGAAGGAGGGCTGGCGGCGGCGGGGGATCGCCCGCTCACTTCACGACACCTTGCTCGCCGATCGTCCGGAACGTCGCGCGACGCTGCTCGTCGATCCGGCCAACACCGCGGCGAAGGCGGCGTACCTGTCCTGGGGCTGGCAGCTGCTTGGCCACCTCCAGCCGTTCTCGGACGCGCCGATCTACGACGCGCTCGTCGTCGACCTGCCTCTGAGCCATCGAGCGGCGGGATGA